One genomic region from Halorubrum sp. BOL3-1 encodes:
- a CDS encoding type II toxin-antitoxin system HicB family antitoxin, protein MSTETSTNDDVRSGRTITLTQADDGWWVARDEATGVASQGETRQDALDNLDEAVALHKGETGDSVDSWEEEKEVLDELGIDPDEVQQARDEHDGLPEFMQ, encoded by the coding sequence ATGAGCACCGAAACGAGTACGAACGACGACGTCCGGAGTGGGCGAACAATTACGCTCACTCAGGCGGACGATGGCTGGTGGGTCGCCCGTGACGAGGCGACCGGTGTCGCAAGCCAGGGTGAGACGCGGCAAGATGCCCTCGACAATCTTGACGAGGCGGTTGCACTTCACAAGGGAGAAACCGGTGATTCGGTCGACAGTTGGGAGGAAGAAAAAGAGGTGCTTGACGAACTCGGTATCGATCCTGATGAAGTACAGCAGGCTCGCGACGAGCACGATGGCCTCCCCGAGTTCATGCAGTAA
- a CDS encoding type II toxin-antitoxin system HicA family toxin, whose translation MGVPDFSGRDVIKALSKNRFVIVDRTGSHVKLRYEHPTNDDDVRVVSVPQYDRIRTGTLRNIVDQSGAEDFEKWCLWIDRQC comes from the coding sequence ATGGGAGTGCCTGATTTTTCCGGACGCGATGTCATCAAAGCACTCTCGAAAAATCGCTTTGTCATCGTTGATCGAACCGGCAGCCACGTTAAACTGCGATACGAGCATCCGACGAACGACGACGATGTCCGCGTTGTCTCCGTCCCGCAATATGATCGGATCCGAACCGGGACACTACGCAACATCGTAGACCAGTCTGGAGCGGAAGACTTTGAGAAGTGGTGTCTGTGGATCGACCGGCAGTGCTGA
- a CDS encoding ParA family protein, translating into MRLGVTNQKGGAGKTTTTLNVAGALNQRGHDVLVIDLDPQGHATEGLGFEDLYDDPDRDSLFDVLPDLDRMGDLEQLVVEHQEVDVVPSHERMINAEDELANVMKREERLDMLFDESDADQRWNYILVDCPPNLGVLTDNAIVATGNILIPAQAKSTSIRAIELLFKQLRSIESAFGDVDEVGLVANEVGVDGEAEEMMEWFKDVFENRESCEVFEIRKRVALQRAWNAGVSIFEHEEDCDMEEVYLDVAEHLEDYPNA; encoded by the coding sequence ATGAGACTCGGAGTTACCAACCAGAAAGGCGGTGCCGGGAAGACGACCACGACACTGAACGTCGCCGGCGCACTGAACCAGCGCGGCCACGATGTCCTCGTCATCGATCTCGACCCACAAGGGCACGCCACTGAGGGGCTCGGCTTCGAGGATCTGTACGACGATCCCGACCGTGACTCGCTGTTCGATGTCCTCCCTGATCTCGACCGGATGGGCGACCTCGAGCAGCTGGTCGTCGAGCATCAGGAGGTCGACGTCGTCCCCAGCCACGAGCGGATGATCAACGCTGAGGACGAGCTCGCGAACGTGATGAAGCGCGAGGAACGCCTCGACATGCTCTTTGACGAGAGCGACGCCGACCAGCGCTGGAACTACATCCTCGTCGACTGTCCCCCGAACCTCGGTGTGCTCACCGACAACGCGATCGTCGCGACGGGGAACATCCTGATCCCCGCGCAGGCGAAGTCGACGAGCATCCGCGCGATCGAGCTCCTGTTCAAGCAGCTCCGGAGTATCGAGTCTGCGTTCGGCGACGTGGATGAGGTTGGACTCGTTGCGAATGAGGTCGGCGTCGACGGCGAGGCCGAGGAGATGATGGAGTGGTTCAAAGATGTCTTTGAGAACAGAGAGAGTTGTGAGGTCTTTGAGATCAGAAAGCGCGTCGCGCTACAACGGGCGTGGAACGCCGGCGTCTCCATCTTCGAGCACGAGGAGGACTGCGACATGGAAGAGGTGTACCTCGACGTCGCTGAGCACTTGGAGGACTACCCCAATGCCTGA
- a CDS encoding PIN domain-containing protein — MSVPDRVVFDAEPLIAHADDEPGSEVVEEYLDAVAVEDTVGYASYVNLAEIRYTIARKYDRDTADEYLDWLTDLGIKTVDVGDTWTNASEYTLRYNPALGDSFALATAEHVDATLLVGGDDDYDDVSDIPIERFRDGSA; from the coding sequence ATGTCGGTTCCTGACCGCGTTGTCTTCGACGCCGAGCCACTGATAGCACACGCCGACGATGAACCAGGTAGCGAGGTTGTAGAAGAGTATCTCGACGCGGTCGCAGTCGAGGACACGGTCGGCTATGCCAGCTACGTGAATCTCGCTGAGATTCGGTACACAATCGCCCGGAAGTACGACCGCGACACAGCTGACGAGTATCTTGACTGGCTGACTGATCTCGGTATCAAAACGGTAGACGTCGGCGATACCTGGACGAATGCCTCGGAGTATACTCTCAGATACAATCCTGCGCTCGGCGACTCGTTCGCGCTGGCAACAGCTGAACACGTCGACGCGACGCTCCTAGTTGGCGGTGACGACGATTATGACGATGTCTCCGATATCCCGATCGAACGGTTCCGCGACGGTTCCGCGTAG
- a CDS encoding AbrB/MazE/SpoVT family DNA-binding domain-containing protein, whose amino-acid sequence MSKTEQSNNSGKEIVAVTKHGQATIPKRFREKLGIEAPGKVLFRETEDGEVIVEQVRSPSEMRGFAARSEASTDKPASELLKEKRDQDRKERDSQFSTEE is encoded by the coding sequence ATGAGTAAGACAGAACAGTCAAATAACTCTGGAAAAGAGATTGTCGCCGTCACTAAGCACGGCCAGGCGACCATCCCGAAACGGTTCCGTGAGAAGCTCGGAATCGAAGCACCTGGGAAGGTGTTATTCCGGGAAACCGAAGATGGAGAGGTGATCGTTGAACAGGTCCGCTCACCGAGCGAGATGCGCGGCTTTGCCGCCCGTAGCGAAGCGAGTACGGACAAGCCTGCGTCCGAGCTCCTCAAAGAGAAACGCGACCAGGACCGAAAAGAACGCGACTCGCAGTTCTCAACTGAAGAGTGA